One segment of Micromonospora parathelypteridis DNA contains the following:
- a CDS encoding class F sortase encodes MTRRSARARPEGRARFRAGPVLRASGRLVARASGRLCRVAGQAGSASVSTSDPAARPLPPRSPAGTRLARPRFGTGPGLPVLAIATLMVLIVAMLGVEQVTGVSLLPDRLSAGLRPPPKKFPVLPASRPTSLAIEKIDLKAPVHDVGIAPDGTIAVPDAARAQEAGWYDQGPTPGQYGPAVIVGHVDTTSGPAVFHQLRELRDGDEIEVTRTDHSVAVFEVNSVEKFDKGRLPVDEVYGDFSRPSLRLITCGGQWVGGETGYSDNVVVFASLVKAHAG; translated from the coding sequence ATGACCCGCAGATCCGCGCGTGCGCGGCCGGAGGGCCGCGCCCGCTTCCGGGCCGGGCCGGTGCTGCGTGCCTCCGGCCGGCTGGTGGCCCGCGCCTCCGGTCGGCTGTGTCGGGTCGCCGGGCAGGCCGGGTCGGCCAGTGTCAGCACCAGCGATCCGGCCGCCCGTCCGCTGCCACCGCGCAGCCCGGCCGGCACGCGGTTGGCCCGACCCCGTTTCGGTACGGGACCAGGGCTGCCGGTGCTGGCCATCGCCACGCTGATGGTGCTGATCGTGGCGATGCTCGGCGTCGAGCAGGTGACCGGCGTGAGCCTGCTGCCGGACCGGCTCAGCGCCGGCCTGCGACCGCCACCGAAGAAGTTCCCGGTGCTGCCGGCCAGCCGCCCGACCAGCCTCGCCATCGAGAAGATCGACCTGAAGGCGCCCGTGCACGATGTGGGCATCGCCCCGGACGGCACCATCGCGGTGCCGGACGCGGCCCGCGCGCAGGAGGCCGGCTGGTACGACCAGGGGCCCACCCCTGGCCAGTACGGCCCGGCGGTGATCGTCGGACACGTCGACACCACCAGCGGGCCGGCAGTCTTCCACCAACTCCGTGAGCTGCGCGACGGCGACGAGATCGAGGTCACCCGCACCGACCACAGCGTGGCGGTCTTCGAGGTGAACTCGGTGGAGAAGTTCGACAAGGGGCGACTGCCGGTGGACGAGGTGTACGGCGACTTCAGCCGCCCGAGCCTTCGACTGATCACCTGCGGCGGCCAATGGGTGGGCGGCGAGACCGGCTACTCGGACAACGTCGTGGTCTTCGCCTCGCTGGTCAAGGCTCATGCTGGCTGA
- a CDS encoding zinc-binding dehydrogenase — translation MYAALLHEFGPAGNLRYEQVAAPVPGNGEVRVEVRASGVHFIETTLRTGRGIGPHSAPALPVVLGSEVAGVVSALGPDVDDSWLGRPVVGTLASYGGYAEQAVVPIDALHDRPEQLSAEAAVAMVTTGATTLGLLDIAQPGPGDVALVTSAAGGVGALLVQALRRRGVIVVGLVGGPDKVRQATSLGADIAVDYRDQRWPDAVRADLGSHRQVNIVFDGVGGTSGRQAFDLLGPGGRFVLHGWASGTATRITTDDIIARASTVTWALGPQLLRRAGTMRELQAQAIRAAADGALTPLITRYPLSRAEDAHADLENRRAIGKVILVP, via the coding sequence ATGTACGCGGCATTGCTGCACGAGTTCGGACCCGCCGGAAACCTTCGGTACGAGCAGGTCGCCGCACCGGTGCCCGGGAACGGCGAGGTTCGCGTCGAGGTACGGGCCAGCGGCGTCCACTTCATCGAGACCACGTTGCGGACCGGACGCGGGATCGGACCGCATTCCGCCCCGGCGTTGCCCGTCGTGCTGGGCAGTGAGGTCGCCGGGGTGGTGAGCGCACTCGGGCCGGACGTCGACGACAGTTGGCTGGGTCGTCCGGTGGTGGGCACGCTTGCGTCCTACGGTGGCTACGCCGAGCAGGCGGTGGTTCCGATCGATGCCCTCCACGATCGGCCCGAGCAACTGAGCGCGGAGGCCGCCGTGGCGATGGTCACCACGGGTGCCACCACGCTCGGACTGCTCGACATCGCACAGCCCGGCCCCGGAGACGTCGCGCTGGTCACCTCGGCAGCCGGTGGCGTTGGCGCCCTGCTCGTGCAGGCCCTACGTCGTCGGGGCGTCATCGTCGTGGGCTTGGTCGGTGGACCGGACAAGGTCAGGCAGGCCACCTCGTTGGGGGCCGACATCGCCGTCGATTACCGGGACCAGCGCTGGCCGGATGCGGTACGGGCAGACCTCGGTAGCCACCGGCAGGTGAACATCGTCTTCGACGGTGTCGGCGGAACCTCGGGGCGTCAGGCTTTCGACCTGCTCGGTCCCGGCGGGAGATTCGTGTTGCACGGCTGGGCTTCGGGCACCGCCACCCGCATCACCACCGACGACATCATCGCCCGGGCCAGCACCGTCACCTGGGCCCTGGGGCCACAGTTGCTGCGGCGGGCCGGCACCATGCGTGAGCTGCAGGCCCAGGCCATTCGGGCGGCCGCAGACGGAGCACTCACACCGCTGATCACCCGGTATCCCCTCAGCCGTGCCGAGGACGCGCACGCCGACCTGGAGAACCGTCGCGCAATCGGCAAGGTCATCCTCGTTCCGTAG
- a CDS encoding DHA2 family efflux MFS transporter permease subunit: protein MTGRTASTADGTSRGLAGVLTVVVIGSIMAVLDVTIVNVALRPLAVVFDAPLAAVQWVVTGYTLALAAVIPAAAWAMSRFGAKRAYLTAIALFTAGSGLAALSWNIETLVLFRILQGLGGGLLVPVGMAMVIRTADRERMGRAMALLGIPVLIGPVTGPILGGWLIDTRSWHWIFLVNLPVGALALVLAARLLRHDEPQPASRLDLVGLLTLSPGLALLIYGLSTAGERGSLAAPQALLPTVAGLLLTIGFVVRGLTARAPLLRLRLLRDRTFAAGCAAMVLFPAGYFGSMLLAPMYYQTTRGLGATESGMLAVPLAVAVGVSMQIATRRVDRVSPRLMVLSGILIAACGLSLFAVQVGPETPYWRLAAALPVMGVGVGMVMMPANTTAIRGLATEDVPSGSTLLNIGSQVGVSIGTALLSVVLASNTARTGGGIRSAAAFQHTYWWAVMLLALAALPAALLPRRRAGATSAPRLPDPA from the coding sequence TTGACCGGGAGGACCGCTTCCACCGCCGACGGGACCTCCCGGGGCCTGGCTGGTGTGCTCACCGTCGTCGTGATCGGCTCGATCATGGCCGTGCTGGACGTCACGATCGTCAACGTCGCCCTGCGTCCGCTGGCGGTGGTGTTCGACGCGCCGCTCGCCGCCGTCCAATGGGTGGTCACCGGCTACACCCTCGCCCTCGCCGCCGTGATCCCGGCAGCCGCGTGGGCCATGTCCCGCTTCGGCGCGAAACGGGCCTACCTGACCGCGATAGCCCTGTTCACCGCCGGCTCCGGACTGGCCGCGCTGTCCTGGAACATCGAGACACTGGTGCTGTTTCGGATCCTGCAAGGGCTCGGCGGCGGCCTGTTGGTGCCGGTCGGTATGGCGATGGTCATCCGGACCGCCGACCGGGAACGGATGGGCAGGGCGATGGCACTGCTCGGCATTCCGGTGCTGATCGGCCCGGTGACCGGGCCGATCCTGGGTGGCTGGCTGATCGACACCAGGTCCTGGCACTGGATCTTCCTGGTCAATCTGCCCGTCGGCGCGCTGGCGCTGGTGCTCGCGGCGCGGCTGCTGCGGCACGACGAGCCACAGCCGGCAAGCCGGTTGGACCTGGTGGGCCTGCTGACGCTGTCCCCGGGACTGGCCCTGCTGATCTACGGGCTTTCCACCGCCGGCGAGCGCGGCAGCCTCGCCGCACCGCAGGCGTTGCTGCCCACCGTAGCCGGGCTGCTGCTGACCATCGGATTCGTCGTTCGTGGCCTGACCGCCCGCGCTCCGCTGTTGCGGCTGCGTCTGCTGCGCGACCGGACCTTCGCGGCCGGCTGCGCCGCCATGGTGCTGTTCCCGGCCGGATACTTCGGCTCCATGCTGCTGGCGCCGATGTACTACCAGACCACGCGCGGGCTTGGTGCGACCGAGTCGGGCATGCTGGCCGTTCCACTGGCCGTCGCCGTCGGCGTCTCGATGCAGATCGCCACCCGCAGGGTCGACCGGGTGTCCCCGCGACTGATGGTCCTCTCCGGCATCCTGATCGCCGCGTGTGGTCTGTCGCTGTTCGCCGTTCAGGTGGGGCCGGAGACGCCCTACTGGCGGTTGGCGGCGGCGCTGCCGGTGATGGGGGTCGGTGTCGGCATGGTGATGATGCCGGCGAACACGACAGCGATTCGAGGGCTGGCCACCGAGGACGTTCCGTCGGGCAGCACCTTGCTCAACATTGGCTCCCAGGTGGGCGTCTCGATCGGCACGGCGTTGCTGTCGGTGGTGCTGGCGTCGAACACCGCACGTACCGGGGGCGGGATACGGTCGGCGGCCGCCTTTCAGCACACCTATTGGTGGGCGGTGATGCTGCTCGCCCTGGCGGCGCTACCGGCGGCGCTGCTGCCGCGACGACGGGCGGGCGCGACGAGCGCACCGCGCCTGCCCGACCCCGCCTGA
- a CDS encoding NADPH-dependent FMN reductase → MPETTRAIESATAENAALRVAVIVGSARGGRVGPSVAEWFTRHVGERTDIELDVIDVADLDLPVAMPGWDGLPVPAPAIRVNLANVSSRLAAAQAFVVVTPEYNHSFPAALKNLIDWHYVQWQAKPIGFVSYGGLGGGLRAVEQLRQVFAELHAMTVRDSVSLHGPWSGLGEDGVPLDTTVCEGAAKSMIDQLVWWGRALRAARATHPYGK, encoded by the coding sequence ATGCCCGAAACCACCCGTGCCATCGAGTCGGCAACGGCTGAGAACGCCGCGCTACGGGTCGCCGTCATCGTCGGCAGCGCTCGCGGTGGCCGCGTCGGCCCATCCGTGGCCGAATGGTTCACCCGCCATGTCGGTGAGCGCACCGACATCGAACTCGACGTCATCGACGTCGCCGACCTGGATCTCCCCGTGGCCATGCCCGGCTGGGACGGTCTGCCCGTGCCTGCCCCGGCGATCCGGGTCAACCTCGCCAACGTCAGCTCCCGGCTCGCCGCCGCACAGGCATTCGTCGTCGTCACCCCCGAGTACAACCACAGCTTCCCGGCCGCCCTGAAGAACCTCATCGACTGGCACTACGTCCAGTGGCAGGCCAAACCAATCGGGTTCGTCTCGTACGGCGGGCTGGGCGGCGGCCTTCGGGCGGTCGAGCAGCTCCGGCAGGTCTTCGCCGAGCTACACGCCATGACAGTGCGCGACTCCGTGAGCCTGCACGGGCCATGGTCAGGGCTGGGCGAGGACGGCGTACCACTCGACACGACGGTGTGCGAGGGAGCCGCCAAGAGCATGATCGATCAGCTGGTGTGGTGGGGCCGCGCACTACGCGCCGCCCGCGCCACGCACCCGTACGGCAAGTGA
- a CDS encoding TetR/AcrR family transcriptional regulator, which translates to MASTDFEDGMAASRPRRGRGDKAAALAHAACEVFGRDGYTRASIDTIAAEAGASTRTLYNHFPGGKAELFRSVMQWSAGQVRDEQLVRLRKCLDPQRPPRPEDLERDLLALARAWVALMTDFRDHFSLVRHIHGEAGHVPTEALDAWQEAGPRPVSRELTVVMAALADHGLLDVHGDPAQATAHFMVLISADIVQRSYWGVIPLPPEETDRITAVGVQTFLRAYGAAR; encoded by the coding sequence ATGGCCAGCACCGACTTCGAGGACGGAATGGCGGCGAGCCGGCCGCGACGCGGGCGAGGGGACAAGGCAGCGGCGCTCGCGCATGCCGCGTGCGAGGTCTTCGGGCGGGATGGCTACACCCGGGCCAGCATCGACACGATCGCCGCCGAGGCCGGCGCCTCCACCCGCACGCTCTACAACCATTTCCCCGGCGGAAAGGCGGAGCTGTTCCGCTCGGTGATGCAGTGGAGTGCGGGGCAGGTCAGGGACGAACAACTCGTCCGACTGCGGAAGTGCCTGGATCCGCAGCGCCCGCCCCGACCCGAGGATCTTGAGCGGGACCTGCTGGCCCTGGCGCGCGCCTGGGTCGCCCTGATGACGGACTTCCGGGACCACTTCTCACTGGTCCGACACATCCACGGCGAGGCCGGGCACGTCCCGACCGAGGCCCTCGACGCCTGGCAGGAGGCCGGGCCACGCCCGGTCTCCCGCGAGTTGACCGTGGTCATGGCCGCGCTGGCCGACCACGGCCTGCTCGACGTACACGGCGACCCCGCCCAGGCCACGGCCCACTTCATGGTCCTGATCTCTGCGGACATCGTGCAGCGGTCCTACTGGGGCGTCATCCCGCTGCCACCGGAGGAAACTGATCGGATCACGGCGGTGGGCGTCCAGACCTTCCTGCGGGCGTACGGCGCCGCGCGCTGA
- a CDS encoding DUF6194 family protein has protein sequence MTSLLDLLVGSPSLLALGEPTHGESAFLQIRNEAFLSLAEHGYRSIALESDRAAGLIANEFVQGDDGVTLDRALVEGFSHGFGTAPANRDLLLRMREWNAVRPTAERLTFHGFDAPLEIESAPSPRRHLIRVDDFLGLDRSAEIDDLIGDEERWSDSAAIWEPGRSIGCSTDAQRLRVLADDLLTELYLRAPRRPEGWQAAFVHATSAVALLRYHAAAAAPLPQEERFARLAGVRDALMAENLLAIRATEAHRGPTLVFAHNTHLQRHQSTMAMAGTEVSWAGAGAIIAALLKDQYALVVGSLGSSPALGIEAPATSTYEGRLQQKTNHPGYVRASEIAPAEQREHDYRYFPLDQATIEHADAVLHIPTGVDAAMLADRILALPGVEQVVASEENGAPEGAWGDRFFHVGPDRRQPFATIVEHDVPGFDEAAQLDRPGVFRLNLDLGRAEFERLFGFPPKAFEEHRHAFDFARLDTLVPHPGYALYGFGSIVMPGPQMLPEIDRLLAIAHGRAADRHERAARRADDQQD, from the coding sequence ATGACTTCCCTTCTCGACCTGCTTGTTGGATCTCCGTCCCTGCTCGCGCTCGGCGAGCCGACGCATGGTGAGTCCGCCTTCCTGCAGATCCGCAACGAGGCCTTCCTGTCGTTGGCCGAGCATGGTTACCGGTCGATCGCGCTGGAAAGCGACCGGGCGGCGGGGCTGATCGCCAACGAGTTCGTGCAAGGTGACGACGGCGTGACTCTCGACCGCGCGCTGGTCGAGGGGTTCAGCCACGGGTTCGGCACCGCCCCGGCCAACCGCGACCTGCTGCTGCGGATGCGCGAGTGGAACGCCGTGCGGCCGACTGCCGAGCGCCTGACCTTCCACGGTTTCGACGCCCCGCTGGAGATCGAGAGTGCTCCGAGTCCACGGCGCCATCTCATCCGGGTCGATGACTTCCTCGGCCTCGACCGGTCAGCGGAGATCGACGACCTGATCGGGGACGAGGAGCGGTGGAGCGATTCCGCCGCGATCTGGGAGCCGGGCAGGTCGATCGGGTGCTCGACCGACGCCCAGCGTCTGCGGGTGCTCGCCGACGACCTCCTGACCGAGTTGTACCTGCGGGCACCCCGGCGGCCCGAGGGCTGGCAGGCGGCGTTCGTACACGCCACGTCCGCGGTCGCGTTGCTGCGCTACCACGCCGCGGCCGCCGCACCACTGCCGCAGGAGGAACGCTTCGCCCGCCTGGCCGGAGTCCGGGACGCCCTGATGGCCGAGAACCTGCTCGCGATCCGGGCGACCGAGGCGCACCGTGGACCGACACTGGTGTTCGCGCACAACACACACCTCCAACGCCACCAGAGCACGATGGCGATGGCCGGAACCGAGGTGTCGTGGGCCGGCGCCGGCGCGATCATCGCCGCACTGCTGAAAGACCAGTACGCGCTGGTCGTCGGCAGCCTCGGATCGAGTCCCGCGCTCGGCATCGAGGCACCCGCCACGTCGACCTACGAAGGCAGACTCCAGCAGAAGACCAACCATCCCGGGTACGTCCGTGCGTCCGAGATAGCGCCGGCCGAGCAGAGAGAGCACGACTACCGCTACTTCCCGCTGGACCAGGCCACCATCGAACACGCCGATGCGGTACTGCACATCCCTACCGGCGTCGACGCGGCCATGCTCGCCGATCGGATCCTCGCGCTGCCGGGCGTCGAACAGGTCGTGGCGAGCGAGGAGAACGGCGCACCCGAGGGGGCCTGGGGCGACCGGTTCTTCCACGTCGGCCCGGACCGCCGCCAGCCATTCGCCACCATCGTCGAGCACGACGTGCCCGGCTTCGACGAGGCCGCACAGCTCGACCGCCCCGGTGTCTTCCGCCTCAACCTGGACCTGGGTCGCGCCGAGTTCGAGAGGCTGTTCGGCTTCCCGCCCAAGGCATTCGAGGAGCACCGGCACGCATTCGACTTCGCCCGGCTGGACACCCTCGTGCCGCACCCGGGCTACGCGCTGTACGGCTTCGGCAGCATCGTCATGCCCGGTCCGCAGATGCTGCCCGAGATCGACCGGCTACTCGCGATCGCGCACGGCCGAGCAGCCGACCGTCACGAGCGCGCGGCCCGCCGAGCGGACGACCAGCAGGACTGA
- a CDS encoding HNH endonuclease: protein MPDIRPTVGSGALVLNATYEPLCVVSVRRAAILVLSAKAVCVADGDGILHSARDALPVPSVVRLTRFVRVPYRTHVGLSRRAIFARDGWRCGYCRGPAETIDHVFPRSRGGRHAWENVVAACARCNHTKGDKTPAEMGWRLHALPAAPKGTAWRVLGHRAPDPRWADWLDLREPEVAA, encoded by the coding sequence ATGCCTGACATACGACCCACGGTGGGCTCCGGCGCGTTGGTCCTCAACGCCACCTACGAGCCGCTGTGTGTCGTGTCGGTGCGTCGCGCCGCGATCCTCGTCCTCTCCGCGAAGGCGGTCTGCGTCGCTGATGGCGACGGCATCCTGCACAGCGCTCGGGACGCGCTCCCGGTGCCATCCGTGGTCCGACTGACCCGCTTCGTCCGCGTGCCGTACCGAACGCACGTCGGGCTGTCCCGGCGGGCGATCTTCGCCCGCGACGGGTGGCGGTGCGGGTACTGCCGGGGCCCGGCCGAGACCATCGACCACGTCTTTCCCCGTAGCCGGGGTGGCCGGCACGCCTGGGAGAACGTGGTCGCCGCCTGCGCCCGGTGCAACCACACCAAGGGAGACAAGACCCCGGCCGAGATGGGGTGGCGGCTGCACGCGCTGCCGGCCGCGCCGAAGGGCACCGCGTGGCGGGTGCTCGGGCACCGCGCCCCCGACCCCCGTTGGGCGGACTGGCTCGACCTGCGGGAGCCCGAAGTCGCCGCCTGA
- a CDS encoding mechanosensitive ion channel family protein: protein MRYEDRVSAASVMPLALSTVGSVNCQGSSSCEFLFRMTRSAWFAEGSYWILLKPLRVLLIVALAMAARWAVHRTINRLVRTTTDGAVPTMLRPLRERVPSAAVDPAEFVPERRRQRAEAIGSVLRSLTTAFVFGIALLMILREFSFDLAPLLASAGIAGVALGFGAQSLVKDLIAGLFMLIEDQYGVGDNVDLGEAMGVVEAVGLRVTTVRDGRGVLWYIRNGEIIRVGNKSQGWALVVVDLPIGFSSTEEATAVLRTAAASIAMDPELSPEIVEAPEVLGVEQVTVDGAVIRTVVKTTADGQFAVGRELRRRLAEALENSGITAQIAAARIYPGLPTRPLPDGETGQGGAT, encoded by the coding sequence TTGCGGTACGAAGACAGGGTGAGTGCCGCCAGCGTGATGCCCCTTGCCCTGTCCACCGTCGGGTCGGTGAACTGCCAGGGCAGTTCCTCCTGCGAATTCCTGTTCCGAATGACCAGGTCGGCCTGGTTCGCCGAGGGCAGTTACTGGATCCTGCTCAAGCCGCTGCGGGTGCTGCTGATCGTGGCGCTGGCGATGGCGGCCCGCTGGGCGGTGCATCGCACGATCAACCGGTTGGTCCGGACGACCACCGACGGCGCGGTGCCGACGATGCTGCGGCCGCTGCGCGAGCGGGTGCCCAGCGCCGCGGTCGACCCGGCCGAGTTCGTGCCCGAGCGGCGACGGCAGCGGGCGGAGGCGATCGGCTCCGTGTTGCGCAGCCTGACCACCGCGTTCGTCTTCGGCATCGCACTGCTGATGATCCTGCGGGAGTTCAGCTTCGACCTGGCGCCGCTGCTGGCCAGCGCGGGGATCGCCGGCGTCGCGCTGGGCTTCGGCGCGCAGAGCCTGGTCAAGGACCTGATCGCCGGCCTCTTCATGCTGATCGAGGATCAGTACGGCGTGGGCGACAACGTCGACCTGGGCGAGGCGATGGGCGTGGTCGAGGCGGTCGGGCTCCGGGTCACCACCGTGCGCGACGGTCGCGGGGTGCTCTGGTACATCCGCAACGGTGAGATCATCCGGGTGGGCAACAAGAGCCAGGGCTGGGCTCTCGTGGTGGTGGACCTGCCGATTGGTTTCAGCAGCACCGAGGAGGCCACCGCCGTCCTGCGGACCGCGGCCGCCTCGATCGCGATGGACCCCGAACTGTCACCGGAGATCGTCGAGGCGCCGGAGGTGCTGGGCGTCGAGCAGGTGACAGTGGACGGCGCGGTCATCCGGACGGTGGTGAAGACGACCGCCGACGGGCAGTTCGCGGTGGGCCGGGAGTTGCGTCGGCGGCTCGCGGAGGCTCTGGAGAACTCGGGGATCACCGCACAGATCGCGGCGGCCCGCATCTATCCCGGGTTGCCGACCAGGCCGTTGCCGGACGGTGAGACTGGTCAGGGCGGCGCTACCTGA
- a CDS encoding MFS transporter, with translation MEATVPDERPSAEGPATFREVFAQHEFRAVFVAGALSWVGDYVAKAAVTLLVYQKTESVGLSAVAFAVSFLPWLLGGPVLAALAERYPYRRVMVACDLIRMALMLLIAIPQLPYQAVLVLIFASTLANPPSQAAKSALMPQMLAGDRLVLGLSLNGSVGQAAQIIGYVLGTAVASIDPKVALLFNAATFGVSALLVRLGVRNRPAVANPAHRTHLLRETRQGFAIVFGTPVLRAIAVLVFSAMLFSILPEGLAVGWANEEGSGAMSASTAQAVIMVASPVGFILGGLLVSRLFGPARRLKLMRPLAVLAPLVLVPALLNPPPLAVALLAAVCGFAVAGMLPMANGLFVQALPNGFRARAFGVMATGVQVIQGFAVLVTGLIADHFDNIPFVVGLWSAAGVVLMAVAALRWPSQQTLDEAIAAASAANAEPPANPSGTATGPPEPRAGDGHRRHAVT, from the coding sequence ATGGAGGCGACGGTGCCCGACGAGCGACCTTCCGCGGAAGGCCCAGCAACTTTTCGCGAAGTGTTCGCCCAGCACGAGTTCCGCGCCGTGTTCGTGGCGGGCGCTCTCTCCTGGGTCGGCGACTACGTCGCGAAGGCCGCTGTCACCCTGCTCGTCTATCAGAAGACCGAGTCGGTTGGGCTCTCCGCGGTTGCCTTCGCGGTCAGTTTCCTACCCTGGCTGCTCGGTGGTCCCGTGCTCGCCGCACTCGCGGAGCGGTACCCGTACCGGCGGGTGATGGTGGCGTGTGACCTCATCCGGATGGCGCTGATGCTGCTCATCGCCATCCCGCAGCTGCCGTACCAGGCGGTGTTGGTGCTCATCTTCGCCTCCACGCTGGCCAACCCGCCGAGCCAGGCGGCGAAGTCCGCGTTGATGCCGCAGATGCTCGCCGGGGACCGGCTGGTGCTCGGGCTGTCGCTGAACGGCAGCGTCGGGCAGGCGGCACAGATCATCGGGTACGTGCTCGGCACCGCCGTCGCCTCGATCGACCCGAAGGTCGCGCTCCTGTTCAACGCGGCCACGTTCGGCGTCTCGGCGCTGCTGGTCCGCCTCGGAGTGCGAAACCGCCCGGCGGTGGCGAACCCGGCGCACCGCACCCACCTGCTGCGGGAAACTCGCCAGGGCTTCGCCATCGTGTTCGGAACACCGGTGCTGCGGGCGATCGCGGTGCTGGTGTTCAGCGCGATGCTCTTCTCGATCCTCCCCGAGGGGTTGGCCGTTGGCTGGGCCAACGAGGAGGGCAGCGGCGCCATGAGCGCGAGCACGGCCCAAGCAGTGATCATGGTGGCCAGCCCGGTCGGCTTCATCCTCGGCGGGTTGCTGGTGAGCCGCCTGTTCGGGCCGGCCCGCCGACTGAAGCTGATGCGGCCGCTCGCGGTGCTCGCCCCACTGGTGCTGGTGCCGGCGTTGCTCAATCCGCCACCGCTGGCGGTGGCGTTGCTGGCCGCCGTCTGTGGTTTCGCGGTCGCCGGCATGCTGCCGATGGCCAACGGGCTCTTCGTCCAGGCTCTGCCCAACGGCTTCCGGGCCCGCGCCTTCGGGGTGATGGCTACCGGTGTCCAGGTCATCCAGGGCTTCGCGGTGCTGGTCACCGGGTTGATCGCCGATCACTTCGACAACATCCCCTTCGTGGTCGGGCTGTGGAGCGCGGCCGGCGTGGTGCTGATGGCGGTAGCCGCGCTGCGCTGGCCGAGTCAGCAGACGTTGGACGAGGCGATCGCGGCGGCGTCGGCGGCCAATGCCGAACCGCCCGCCAACCCGAGCGGCACGGCGACAGGCCCTCCCGAGCCGCGCGCCGGTGACGGCCACCGCCGGCACGCGGTCACCTGA
- a CDS encoding globin translates to MNPAGESDRPGASTTLFEAVGGEPTFRKLVDEFYAGVATDPLLRPMYPEEDLGPAADRMTLFLMQYWGGPNTYSAQRGHPRLRMRHAPFRIGAAERDAWLRNMRRAVDRLDLEPEIAGTLWDYLERAAYFMVNATDDQADGV, encoded by the coding sequence GTGAACCCCGCAGGCGAATCCGACCGTCCCGGCGCATCGACGACCCTCTTCGAAGCGGTCGGCGGCGAGCCCACCTTCCGCAAGCTGGTCGACGAGTTCTACGCCGGCGTCGCCACCGATCCTCTGCTGCGACCGATGTACCCGGAGGAGGACCTGGGCCCGGCGGCGGACCGGATGACCCTGTTCCTCATGCAGTACTGGGGAGGGCCGAACACGTACTCCGCACAGCGCGGGCACCCCCGGCTGCGGATGCGGCACGCGCCCTTCCGGATCGGCGCGGCCGAGCGGGACGCCTGGCTGCGGAACATGCGCCGCGCCGTGGACCGGCTCGACCTGGAGCCGGAGATCGCCGGCACGCTCTGGGACTACCTGGAGCGCGCCGCGTACTTCATGGTCAACGCCACCGACGACCAGGCCGACGGCGTCTGA
- a CDS encoding YbjN domain-containing protein yields the protein MPWWSWRPGPADGGDPETRSGITVESAVRVGPPSPRQPGDDCPANERPVLTEMLATVEPVSLRRVCDALDLLDVRYLADGDGNLLAMWERHAVLVTLEGPEDEILVMRARPHATVPPDWADRAYRVVNEWNHTRRFCKAYIGDPTERGQLPIYAELQVPLGAGTHDALLVEMLDCGAAVATSFVDWLHDEGALL from the coding sequence ATGCCGTGGTGGTCATGGCGCCCCGGTCCCGCCGACGGCGGCGATCCGGAAACCCGAAGCGGGATCACAGTCGAGAGTGCGGTCCGGGTCGGACCGCCCAGCCCTCGCCAGCCGGGGGACGACTGCCCGGCCAACGAGCGGCCCGTGTTGACCGAGATGCTCGCCACCGTCGAGCCGGTGAGTCTGCGCCGCGTCTGCGACGCGCTCGATCTACTCGACGTGCGCTATCTGGCCGATGGCGACGGCAATCTGCTGGCCATGTGGGAGCGGCACGCCGTGCTGGTCACCCTCGAAGGGCCGGAGGACGAGATCCTGGTCATGCGGGCACGTCCGCACGCCACCGTCCCGCCGGACTGGGCTGACCGGGCCTACCGGGTGGTCAACGAGTGGAACCACACCCGCCGGTTCTGCAAGGCGTACATCGGCGACCCGACCGAGCGCGGGCAGCTCCCGATCTACGCCGAGCTCCAGGTGCCGCTCGGTGCCGGCACCCACGACGCGCTGTTGGTCGAAATGCTCGACTGCGGCGCGGCGGTGGCCACCAGCTTCGTGGACTGGCTGCACGACGAGGGTGCGCTGCTCTGA
- a CDS encoding acyl-CoA thioesterase, whose product MSDRFVYHCTLRWSDLDAYGHINNSRFLTLYEEARVALMFAGGRAWGVGSFADGVVIRRHEVDYLRPVDYALGRATAEAAPTVRIELWVEEIRASRFTVAYELYDGEVLASRARSVLVPFDLTRQVPRRITPEEREFLLTYAPQGGVA is encoded by the coding sequence GTGTCTGACCGGTTCGTCTACCACTGCACGCTGCGCTGGTCCGACCTGGACGCGTACGGCCACATCAACAACTCGCGCTTCCTCACCCTCTACGAGGAGGCGCGGGTGGCGTTGATGTTCGCCGGCGGCCGGGCCTGGGGGGTCGGCTCGTTCGCCGACGGGGTGGTGATCCGTCGGCACGAGGTCGACTACCTGCGCCCGGTCGACTACGCGCTGGGCCGGGCCACCGCGGAGGCGGCGCCCACCGTTCGGATCGAGCTGTGGGTGGAGGAGATCCGGGCCTCCCGGTTCACCGTCGCCTACGAGCTGTACGACGGCGAGGTGCTGGCCAGCCGAGCCCGCTCGGTGCTGGTGCCGTTCGACCTGACCCGCCAGGTGCCCCGCCGGATCACTCCGGAGGAACGGGAGTTCCTGCTCACGTACGCACCGCAGGGCGGCGTGGCATGA